One genomic region from Granulicatella adiacens ATCC 49175 encodes:
- a CDS encoding lipoate--protein ligase — MFYVKNQRNGKEIYDATTNLAIEYFLLNEKKLDEPILLFYINENAIIIGKNQNTIEEINQDGVDKLGVQVVRRFSGGGAVYHDMGNICFCFITEDDGDSFRDFGKFTEPVIEALHKMGATGAELQGRNDLLIDGKKFSGNAMYSNNGRLTAHGTLMLDLDVSILPQILRPKQEKIESKGIKSVRSRVTNIKPYLAPEYQDLDILQFREVLLKNIFNVEDTSTIKEYVLTDEDWVRVEELRRKYFNNPDWNYGKNPKFEFKQSKRTPAGQIEFSLNVEKNAIKDIKINGDFFGLGEISDVEKALVGVGYNREDLTKAFEAIDIRRYFGNVTVDILVNLLLGVEE, encoded by the coding sequence ATGTTTTATGTAAAAAATCAACGAAATGGGAAAGAAATCTACGATGCAACGACAAACTTAGCCATCGAATATTTCTTATTAAATGAGAAGAAACTCGATGAACCAATTCTGTTATTTTATATTAACGAAAATGCGATTATCATCGGGAAAAACCAAAATACCATCGAAGAAATCAATCAAGATGGTGTTGATAAACTTGGCGTACAAGTCGTTCGTCGTTTCTCAGGTGGTGGAGCCGTATATCACGATATGGGAAATATTTGCTTCTGCTTCATTACAGAAGATGATGGCGATAGCTTCCGTGACTTTGGGAAATTCACAGAACCAGTGATTGAAGCCCTCCATAAGATGGGAGCGACAGGGGCAGAGTTACAAGGACGTAACGACCTTCTGATTGACGGTAAGAAATTTTCTGGAAATGCGATGTATTCAAACAATGGCCGTTTAACAGCGCACGGAACATTAATGTTGGATCTAGATGTGAGCATTTTGCCACAAATTTTACGTCCAAAACAAGAGAAAATCGAGTCAAAAGGAATCAAGTCGGTTCGTTCACGCGTGACAAATATCAAACCGTACTTAGCGCCTGAATACCAAGACTTAGACATCTTACAATTCCGCGAAGTACTCTTGAAAAACATCTTCAATGTGGAAGATACATCAACGATTAAAGAGTATGTTCTAACGGATGAAGACTGGGTGCGTGTAGAAGAATTACGCAGAAAGTACTTCAACAACCCGGATTGGAACTACGGAAAAAATCCAAAATTCGAATTCAAACAGTCCAAACGTACACCAGCCGGACAAATCGAGTTCAGCTTGAATGTTGAAAAGAATGCCATCAAAGACATTAAGATTAACGGAGACTTCTTCGGTCTTGGTGAAATCAGCGATGTAGAAAAAGCCCTTGTAGGCGTAGGATACAACCGCGAAGACTTAACAAAAGCCTTCGAAGCCATCGACATCCGCCGTTACTTCGGTAATGTGACAGTGGACATCCTAGTGAACCTATTACTAGGGGTAGAAGAATAA
- a CDS encoding transposase, with translation MRYSFEFKMKCVELYRQGIWAETPEKVMKRSFQRKILDWDKIEKIHGPKGLERVKRQRKWTAEEKLTFILQVLNGKTLSEVSFPAGISRGLLSSWVHKYLTYGYNGLKNEKRRQALSKELIMNKKAVTGNLSESEREELVRLRERNAYLEAEIAVIKKLRALRKEQEAALLKARKQRSSRNFEK, from the coding sequence ATGCGTTACTCATTTGAATTCAAAATGAAATGTGTAGAATTATATCGACAAGGAATATGGGCCGAAACGCCTGAAAAAGTTATGAAAAGGAGTTTCCAAAGAAAAATACTGGATTGGGATAAAATTGAAAAAATTCACGGACCTAAAGGATTAGAGCGCGTTAAAAGGCAAAGAAAATGGACAGCAGAAGAAAAATTGACATTTATTCTACAGGTTTTAAACGGGAAGACTCTTTCAGAGGTTTCTTTTCCAGCAGGAATTAGTCGCGGATTATTAAGTTCTTGGGTTCACAAGTACCTAACTTATGGATATAATGGTCTAAAGAATGAGAAACGTAGACAAGCATTATCTAAGGAGCTTATTATGAATAAAAAGGCTGTGACTGGTAACCTTTCAGAATCCGAACGAGAAGAATTAGTTCGATTACGTGAGCGAAATGCATATTTAGAAGCTGAAATTGCTGTTATAAAAAAACTGAGAGCCTTGAGAAAAGAACAGGAAGCTGCGCTTCTCAAGGCGCGAAAGCAGCGATCATCAAGGAACTTCGAGAAGTAG
- a CDS encoding IS3 family transposase — MKELREVGYQLKYLLKAMKMAKSTYYFELNKVDAVAEKNGDLLLEIQTIFHENKGRYGVRRIYQELRRRGYVVNHKRIQRLMHINDLFGKRPKQKYHSYRGSVGKVADNIINRDFVAKRPLQKWSTDVSQFTFSWGKCFFSPILDMSTNEIISYDLSLSPDLEQIQRMLNRAFKKFPDVNGLILHSDQGWQYQHAFYQRSLNERGIIQSMSRKGNCYDNCIIETFFARMKNEMFYGFEMEYSTFKEFQTAVEEYIDYYNNKRIQEKTKWMPPVLYRETSMCSA; from the coding sequence ATCAAGGAACTTCGAGAAGTAGGATACCAACTAAAATATCTTCTTAAAGCGATGAAAATGGCTAAATCTACTTATTATTTTGAATTAAATAAAGTAGATGCTGTGGCTGAAAAGAATGGGGATTTATTATTGGAAATCCAAACAATCTTTCATGAAAATAAAGGTAGATATGGTGTTAGAAGAATTTACCAAGAACTTCGTCGTAGAGGTTACGTTGTTAATCATAAAAGAATTCAACGTCTGATGCATATAAATGATTTGTTTGGAAAACGCCCTAAACAAAAATACCATTCTTATCGTGGTAGTGTTGGAAAAGTTGCTGATAATATTATTAACAGAGATTTTGTGGCCAAAAGGCCTCTTCAAAAATGGAGTACAGATGTATCTCAATTCACTTTTTCTTGGGGAAAATGTTTCTTTTCTCCAATCTTAGATATGTCTACTAATGAAATAATCTCCTATGATCTTTCTCTAAGCCCCGACTTAGAACAGATTCAAAGGATGCTAAATAGAGCTTTCAAAAAATTCCCTGATGTTAATGGATTGATTCTCCATTCTGATCAAGGTTGGCAATATCAACACGCATTTTACCAAAGATCATTAAATGAACGAGGGATTATTCAATCAATGTCCCGAAAAGGAAATTGTTATGATAATTGCATTATAGAAACGTTTTTCGCCAGAATGAAGAACGAAATGTTCTACGGTTTTGAAATGGAATATTCTACCTTTAAGGAATTTCAAACGGCTGTGGAAGAATATATAGATTATTACAATAACAAAAGAATTCAAGAAAAAACAAAATGGATGCCCCCTGTTCTATACAGGGAAACATCCATGTGTTCAGCTTAA
- a CDS encoding CPBP family intramembrane glutamic endopeptidase, producing the protein MGARLKKPLWVLFFFVMKIAINEGIEFVFKMNLWNLGRQADMWELIVTIICGGILVFCMYKVHTKLFKPTVKRKFQLMDLIFVFVTYIALTFSSYFIYNLWSSMAYGTGRSKLVDFFFRAGLPLTTDKYIFALEVLRIVCFAPLIEELFYRGFLNNLLRGKVNTFVRMSIVSILFTAVHFPTYIHNWIQFLAYLIGSIVFFLVYERRRSLFDAILLHSLYNGLLVILFIEIPRRFF; encoded by the coding sequence ATGGGTGCTCGATTGAAAAAACCGCTTTGGGTTCTATTCTTTTTTGTAATGAAGATTGCCATAAATGAAGGAATTGAATTTGTGTTCAAAATGAATTTGTGGAATCTAGGTCGTCAAGCGGATATGTGGGAGTTAATTGTTACGATTATTTGCGGTGGCATTTTGGTATTTTGTATGTACAAAGTACACACAAAATTATTTAAGCCAACAGTAAAAAGAAAGTTTCAACTGATGGATTTAATTTTTGTTTTTGTAACGTATATTGCTCTCACATTTTCAAGCTATTTTATTTATAATTTGTGGAGTTCAATGGCTTATGGGACAGGTCGATCAAAACTAGTTGATTTTTTCTTTAGGGCAGGTCTACCACTTACAACAGATAAATATATTTTTGCTTTAGAAGTACTAAGAATCGTTTGTTTTGCACCTTTGATTGAAGAACTTTTTTATAGAGGATTTCTGAATAATTTACTTCGAGGAAAAGTGAATACTTTTGTTAGAATGTCCATTGTATCAATTCTATTTACAGCTGTTCATTTTCCGACTTATATCCATAATTGGATACAGTTTTTAGCTTATCTTATTGGTTCTATTGTTTTTTTTCTTGTGTATGAACGAAGAAGAAGTTTGTTTGACGCAATTTTATTACACAGCCTTTATAATGGACTTCTTGTAATCTTGTTCATCGAAATACCGAGACGTTTCTTTTAG
- a CDS encoding DEAD/DEAH box helicase, translated as MKFNELGLDSALLESIEKMGFEEATPIQAQTIPKALQGLDVIGQAQTGTGKTAAFGLPMLQKIDPSKKGVQGLVIAPTRELAIQTQEELFRLGRDKKIRVQAVYGGADINRQIRQLKENPQIVVGTPGRLLDHISRRTLKLGAVETLVLDEADEMLNMGFLEDIESIIKQVPENRQTLLFSATMPDDIKRIGVQFMKDPEHVRIKSNEMTATLIDQYFVKCKDYEKFDIMTRLLDVQTPELTIVFGRTKRRVDELARGLEMRGYRAEGIHGDLSQQKRMSVLRDFKNNHLDILVATDVAARGLDISGVTHVYNYDIPQDPESYVHRIGRTGRAGQEGMSVTFVTPNEMDYLRVIEELTRKRMTSLRPPTQTEALEGQTKTAIESIDEMMKTVEPRRFKEAVSYLLDEYEPEELAALLLKSMIKDPTEIPVKITPERPLPSRKRGNSRGNYNRNDRKDNRGRNGKGSFKRKEDRRGRGLEDEYTRGYKGKDSRRRNNKKKSDKGFTIRQK; from the coding sequence AGGCTTAGATGTGATTGGGCAAGCGCAAACAGGGACTGGTAAAACAGCCGCATTTGGTTTGCCAATGCTTCAAAAAATCGACCCAAGTAAAAAAGGCGTACAAGGACTTGTCATCGCACCAACTCGTGAACTTGCGATTCAAACACAAGAAGAATTGTTCCGTCTCGGACGCGACAAAAAAATTCGTGTACAAGCGGTTTACGGTGGAGCGGACATTAACCGTCAAATTCGCCAATTAAAAGAGAATCCACAAATCGTTGTGGGAACTCCAGGTCGTTTATTAGACCACATTTCACGCCGTACATTGAAACTAGGGGCAGTGGAAACACTTGTCTTAGACGAAGCGGATGAAATGTTAAACATGGGATTCTTAGAAGATATCGAATCGATTATCAAACAAGTTCCAGAAAACCGCCAAACGCTTTTATTCTCTGCAACAATGCCAGATGATATTAAACGTATCGGTGTTCAATTTATGAAAGATCCAGAGCATGTTCGTATCAAATCAAATGAGATGACTGCGACATTAATCGATCAATATTTCGTAAAATGTAAAGACTACGAGAAATTCGATATTATGACACGTTTATTAGACGTTCAAACGCCTGAATTAACTATCGTATTCGGACGTACAAAACGTCGTGTAGATGAATTAGCACGCGGACTTGAAATGCGTGGCTACCGTGCAGAAGGAATCCACGGGGACTTAAGCCAACAAAAACGTATGAGCGTTCTTCGTGACTTCAAGAACAACCATTTAGACATCTTAGTCGCTACAGACGTTGCGGCACGTGGACTAGATATCTCTGGCGTTACACACGTCTATAACTACGATATCCCACAAGACCCAGAAAGCTATGTACACCGTATCGGACGTACAGGTCGTGCGGGTCAAGAAGGAATGTCTGTAACATTCGTGACACCAAACGAAATGGATTACCTACGTGTGATTGAAGAATTAACACGCAAACGTATGACAAGTCTTCGTCCACCAACGCAAACAGAAGCCTTGGAAGGACAAACAAAAACAGCCATCGAGTCTATCGACGAAATGATGAAAACTGTGGAACCAAGACGTTTCAAAGAAGCGGTCTCTTACTTATTAGACGAGTACGAACCAGAAGAATTGGCAGCTCTATTACTTAAGAGCATGATTAAAGATCCAACTGAAATTCCAGTTAAAATCACGCCAGAACGTCCATTGCCAAGCCGCAAACGTGGCAACAGCCGTGGAAACTACAACCGTAATGACCGTAAAGACAACCGCGGACGTAACGGAAAAGGAAGCTTCAAGCGTAAAGAAGATCGTCGTGGCCGTGGCTTAGAAGACGAATATACACGCGGATATAAAGGGAAAGATTCTCGCCGCCGTAACAACAAAAAGAAATCTGACAAAGGATTTACCATCCGTCAGAAATAA